One genomic region from Cardiobacteriaceae bacterium TAE3-ERU3 encodes:
- a CDS encoding pseudouridine synthase, with protein MKRRHFFYPAPGRKLLVLNKPYGVLCQFSDGDGRATLKDYVDIAGVYPAGRLDRDSEGLVVLTDDGKLQARIADPKFKLEKTYYVEVEREPEEAALEQLRQGVRLKDGMTAPAKVSRIDIPDLWPRDPPVRFRKNVPTAWISISIREGRNRQVRRMTAAIGYPTLRLVRVKVGSVAVGGLSLGEYRFIDRI; from the coding sequence ATGAAGCGGCGCCATTTTTTTTATCCTGCTCCAGGGCGAAAATTACTTGTTTTGAACAAGCCATATGGCGTTTTATGTCAATTCAGTGATGGCGATGGCCGTGCTACATTAAAAGATTATGTCGATATAGCTGGTGTCTATCCCGCTGGTCGTCTTGATCGTGATAGTGAAGGGTTGGTCGTACTTACAGATGATGGCAAATTGCAAGCGCGTATTGCTGATCCAAAGTTCAAGCTGGAAAAAACATATTATGTTGAAGTTGAGCGCGAGCCGGAAGAGGCTGCTCTAGAGCAACTTCGCCAAGGTGTCCGCTTGAAGGACGGGATGACTGCACCTGCAAAAGTTAGCCGAATTGACATACCTGATTTATGGCCACGAGATCCACCTGTCCGTTTTCGTAAAAATGTACCTACTGCATGGATATCTATATCAATCCGGGAAGGTCGCAATCGTCAAGTAAGAAGAATGACGGCCGCAATTGGCTATCCAACGTTGCGCTTGGTGCGCGTTAAGGTTGGCAGTGTAGCGGTAGGTGGATTATCATTAGGCGAATATCGCTTCATTGACAGGATTTAG
- the trpC gene encoding indole-3-glycerol phosphate synthase TrpC, whose amino-acid sequence MNNILQEIVAHKRTEVAARQKQHLMRSQIDAISQFNDLPRGFIQVLQQKVVNKEPAVIAEVKRASPSQGIIAHDFDPVCAAQSYATHGATCLSVLTDEQYFQGHDEYLRQVRAAVDLPVLRKEFIVDEYQIAESRLLGADAILLIVAVLDDVVLRDFTLMAHDLGMDVLVEVHDEHEFERALKLPVGAIGVNNRDLRDFSVNLQTSIDLVGRLPEGQFLISESGIATRQDIELLQDAGIYSYLIGGSLMVHAEPGQALAKLLKGE is encoded by the coding sequence ATGAACAACATTTTGCAGGAAATTGTAGCGCACAAGCGCACAGAAGTTGCCGCTAGACAAAAGCAGCACCTGATGCGCAGTCAAATTGATGCTATCTCGCAGTTCAATGATTTGCCTAGAGGGTTTATCCAAGTGCTGCAACAGAAGGTTGTAAATAAAGAGCCGGCTGTGATTGCTGAGGTAAAACGAGCCTCCCCGAGCCAAGGCATTATTGCCCATGATTTTGATCCGGTATGCGCAGCGCAAAGCTATGCTACTCATGGTGCGACATGCCTGTCGGTATTGACTGATGAGCAATACTTTCAAGGTCATGATGAGTACTTGCGTCAAGTAAGGGCTGCGGTTGATCTGCCAGTTTTACGTAAAGAATTTATTGTTGATGAATACCAAATTGCAGAATCTCGACTACTTGGTGCAGATGCAATTCTATTGATCGTAGCTGTGCTTGATGATGTTGTATTACGTGATTTTACGCTGATGGCACACGATCTTGGGATGGACGTATTGGTGGAAGTTCACGATGAGCATGAGTTTGAGCGGGCATTAAAGCTACCGGTTGGAGCAATTGGTGTTAATAACCGCGATTTGCGAGATTTTAGTGTGAATTTGCAGACCAGTATCGATTTAGTTGGTCGTTTGCCGGAAGGGCAGTTCTTGATCAGTGAAAGTGGTATTGCGACGCGACAAGATATCGAGCTACTACAAGATGCTGGTATTTATAGTTATTTAATAGGTGGAAGCTTGATGGTGCATGCTGAGCCTGGGCAGGCACTTGCAAAATTATTAAAAGGAGAATAA
- a CDS encoding L-lactate permease — MSQGMLALLAFSPLLITGILLIGFRLPAKIVMPVVFVITALIAGLVWQMEWLRVAASTLQGLIITAGVLWIIFGAILLLNTLKESGAIAVIRNGFVDISPDRRVQMILVVWLFGCFIEGAAGYGAPAAVVSPLLVAIGFPAMAAVMIGMMVQSTPVSFGAVGTPILIGVDKGLDKTLLEPIAQSQGVDWTQVLHFVGKEVSLMHAFIGILMPLFMVVMTTRFFGRNKSWAEGLAIAPFAIFAGLAFTVPYALTGWFLGPEFPSLLGAMVGMLIVVPAAKAGFLIPKKTWDFAPADEWPADWMGKLEVSVQDLSTNRKIPMWSAWLPYVLMAGLLVVSRVFPEVKSWFLAINFKFPDLLGVEGVSSSFAPLYLPGGIMVIAVLFAIVLHRMSGRMVSRAFSDSSKVLFGAGFVLMFTIPMVRIMINSGVNMADLASMPVTMASAVASTFGEIYPVFAGAIGAMGAFIAGSNTVSNMMLAQFQFGVGENIGVSPLFIVSLQAVGAAAGNMIAIHNVVAASATVGLVGREGQTLRRTIIPTIYYVSALGLIGWIALHFFNVPGLVNWSAN; from the coding sequence ATGTCTCAAGGTATGCTGGCGCTGTTAGCGTTTTCACCGCTTCTCATTACAGGTATTTTGCTGATTGGCTTCCGCTTGCCAGCAAAAATTGTCATGCCCGTAGTGTTCGTAATCACTGCTTTAATTGCAGGATTGGTTTGGCAAATGGAATGGTTGCGTGTCGCAGCTTCTACGCTTCAAGGTCTCATCATTACAGCAGGTGTGTTGTGGATCATCTTCGGCGCTATTTTGCTGCTCAATACACTCAAAGAATCAGGCGCTATTGCAGTTATCCGTAATGGATTTGTCGATATCAGCCCGGATCGCCGAGTGCAGATGATCTTGGTCGTCTGGTTATTTGGTTGTTTTATCGAAGGTGCGGCTGGTTATGGTGCGCCTGCAGCTGTCGTTTCACCTTTGCTTGTAGCCATCGGCTTCCCGGCAATGGCCGCAGTCATGATTGGCATGATGGTGCAATCAACACCAGTATCATTTGGTGCAGTAGGTACGCCAATTTTGATCGGTGTAGATAAAGGTCTGGATAAAACTCTTCTCGAGCCTATTGCTCAGTCACAAGGTGTAGATTGGACGCAGGTTCTGCACTTTGTTGGTAAAGAAGTATCTTTAATGCATGCCTTTATTGGTATTTTAATGCCACTATTCATGGTTGTGATGACAACCCGTTTCTTCGGTCGTAATAAATCATGGGCTGAAGGTCTGGCTATTGCACCATTTGCGATTTTTGCCGGATTGGCATTTACCGTTCCTTACGCACTGACCGGTTGGTTCCTGGGCCCTGAATTCCCTTCATTGCTTGGTGCTATGGTTGGTATGCTGATCGTTGTGCCAGCCGCTAAAGCAGGTTTTCTGATCCCGAAAAAGACTTGGGATTTTGCTCCAGCTGATGAATGGCCTGCAGATTGGATGGGTAAGCTTGAAGTCAGTGTCCAGGATCTTTCTACTAACCGTAAAATTCCAATGTGGTCAGCATGGTTACCGTATGTATTAATGGCGGGCTTGCTGGTTGTTTCGCGTGTATTCCCGGAAGTGAAATCGTGGTTCCTTGCAATCAACTTCAAATTCCCCGATCTGCTTGGCGTTGAAGGTGTTAGTTCAAGCTTTGCGCCGTTGTATTTGCCGGGTGGTATCATGGTCATTGCCGTGTTATTTGCCATTGTATTGCACCGCATGAGTGGTCGTATGGTATCCCGTGCTTTCAGTGATTCGAGTAAAGTTTTGTTTGGTGCCGGGTTTGTTTTGATGTTTACCATTCCGATGGTTCGTATCATGATTAATTCAGGTGTAAATATGGCCGATCTAGCCAGTATGCCTGTCACAATGGCTAGTGCAGTGGCCAGCACTTTTGGTGAAATTTATCCGGTCTTTGCTGGTGCGATTGGCGCAATGGGTGCATTTATTGCTGGTTCTAATACCGTATCAAACATGATGCTCGCTCAATTCCAGTTTGGTGTTGGTGAGAACATTGGTGTTTCACCGCTGTTTATTGTTTCATTGCAAGCCGTCGGTGCCGCAGCAGGTAATATGATTGCCATCCACAACGTGGTTGCAGCATCAGCTACTGTTGGCCTGGTTGGTCGTGAAGGCCAGACGTTACGCCGTACAATCATTCCAACGATTTATTATGTTTCCGCATTAGGATTAATTGGATGGATAGCACTGCATTTCTTCAATGTTCCAGGACTGGTGAATTGGTCAGCCAACTGA
- a CDS encoding DUF3108 domain-containing protein has translation MAHFKYRRYIAAVFFLLAVCRSYSLESYQATYQVSVRGVSAGVVRHDAIFTDLTYRVDTVATPSLAAKMLGFDVITESSKGLLDHGRVIPQRYQRSMEGDADFRLVYDYHPKVHEIEAQIGNSQQVLKYDEGIQPLDVLSLVVQTLIDDEQHKIAAKYTMISDDKIRTYTVEKLPNETWQTKSGGNINIRVFRQISGDRQTKIYFADNPLRLVQLTQIKGDQARFSLKLMDYRVI, from the coding sequence ATGGCACACTTTAAATACCGAAGGTATATCGCTGCGGTTTTTTTCTTACTAGCTGTATGTAGAAGCTATAGTCTGGAAAGTTATCAGGCAACTTATCAAGTTTCTGTTCGAGGGGTTAGTGCTGGTGTAGTGCGCCATGATGCTATTTTTACTGACCTGACTTATCGTGTTGATACAGTGGCAACACCTTCGCTAGCAGCAAAGATGCTTGGTTTTGATGTAATTACAGAGTCGAGCAAAGGACTGCTTGATCATGGTCGCGTTATTCCACAGCGTTATCAGCGCAGTATGGAAGGAGATGCTGATTTTCGCCTCGTTTATGATTATCACCCAAAAGTTCATGAGATTGAAGCACAAATAGGTAATAGCCAGCAAGTTTTGAAGTACGATGAAGGTATTCAGCCGCTTGATGTTTTGTCATTGGTGGTTCAAACGCTGATCGACGATGAACAGCATAAAATTGCGGCCAAGTACACGATGATTAGTGACGATAAGATCCGGACTTATACGGTGGAAAAATTGCCCAATGAAACATGGCAGACGAAGTCAGGTGGTAATATCAATATTCGGGTTTTCCGCCAAATTAGTGGTGACCGACAGACGAAAATTTATTTTGCCGATAACCCTTTACGATTGGTTCAATTGACACAAATAAAAGGGGATCAAGCGCGCTTTAGCCTAAAACTTATGGACTACCGCGTTATCTGA
- the trpD gene encoding anthranilate phosphoribosyltransferase, producing the protein MKEALGLLAAKKDLPAPLMRDVVTKMMGGDADPAAIGGLLMGLALKGETVSEVSAAAEVMRSLAKEIQIDTGDDVLVDPVGTGGDGANLFNVSTASALLAAAGGVKIAKHGNIAASSSSGSADVLREAGLVLDLTPQQVAQCVQEVGFGFMFAQAYHQAMRHVVPVRRALGVRTIYNVLGPLANPAGVRHQVLGVFSKEWVRPMAEVSKSLGSKRILVVHADNGLDEFSVTHNNYVAELHEDGSISEYEVSPKAFGMNHVSHEELQVSSAAESLKLIKSIFGGGGPKVGRDMIALNTAAIFYVAGKSKDLSDGIQKAMILLDNGSALKTLDKIVAMSQRLAEENQ; encoded by the coding sequence ATGAAAGAAGCTCTTGGCTTACTTGCCGCAAAAAAAGATTTACCTGCACCGCTAATGCGTGACGTTGTGACAAAAATGATGGGTGGAGATGCCGATCCTGCAGCTATCGGTGGTTTATTGATGGGTTTGGCGTTAAAAGGTGAAACTGTCTCAGAGGTTTCAGCAGCTGCAGAAGTAATGCGCTCTTTAGCCAAAGAAATTCAAATTGATACCGGTGATGATGTATTGGTCGATCCAGTTGGTACTGGGGGAGATGGTGCTAATCTATTTAATGTCTCAACAGCCAGCGCACTTCTTGCGGCTGCTGGAGGCGTCAAGATTGCCAAACATGGCAATATTGCAGCAAGCAGCTCGTCAGGAAGTGCCGATGTTCTGCGTGAGGCTGGATTGGTTCTTGATCTGACACCTCAGCAGGTAGCGCAATGTGTACAAGAAGTTGGCTTTGGTTTTATGTTTGCACAGGCTTATCATCAAGCAATGCGCCACGTTGTTCCTGTGCGTCGGGCATTAGGGGTTCGTACTATTTATAATGTCCTTGGTCCGTTGGCTAACCCCGCAGGGGTTAGACACCAAGTGTTGGGTGTATTTTCCAAAGAATGGGTGCGCCCAATGGCTGAGGTGAGCAAGTCTCTAGGGTCAAAACGGATTTTGGTGGTTCATGCAGATAATGGGCTTGATGAGTTTAGTGTGACCCACAATAATTACGTTGCAGAACTACACGAAGATGGCAGCATCAGTGAATATGAAGTCTCACCTAAGGCTTTTGGTATGAACCATGTAAGCCATGAAGAGCTGCAGGTTTCCAGTGCCGCTGAAAGTTTGAAATTGATAAAATCAATTTTTGGTGGCGGTGGTCCAAAGGTTGGTCGTGATATGATCGCACTTAATACGGCCGCCATTTTTTATGTTGCAGGGAAATCTAAAGACCTGTCTGACGGTATCCAAAAAGCCATGATATTACTTGATAACGGCAGTGCGCTTAAAACGCTGGATAAGATTGTAGCAATGAGCCAGCGCCTCGCAGAGGAGAACCAATGA
- the upp gene encoding uracil phosphoribosyltransferase has protein sequence MDNVFEISHPLVQHKLTTLRKKNTTTMEFRAVASEIGLLLGYEATRDLPLKDSEIETPLEKMQAKELYGKKTCIISILRAGNGLLDGVLKLLPAAKVGYVGMERDEETHRPRAYYCKLPKAMDERITLVVDPMLATGFSAIESIHKVKELGAKDIRFICILAAPEGIAALREAHPDVPIYTASVDRELDEKAYIRPGLGDAGDRLYGTL, from the coding sequence ATGGATAATGTTTTTGAAATCTCACACCCATTGGTTCAGCACAAACTGACGACTTTGCGCAAAAAGAACACTACAACCATGGAGTTTCGCGCTGTAGCCAGTGAGATCGGCTTGTTGCTAGGCTACGAGGCAACGCGTGATTTGCCATTGAAAGACAGCGAAATAGAAACACCTCTTGAAAAGATGCAGGCAAAAGAGTTATATGGCAAAAAGACTTGCATTATAAGTATATTGCGTGCCGGGAATGGCTTGTTGGATGGGGTGTTGAAGCTGTTGCCTGCGGCTAAAGTTGGCTATGTTGGTATGGAGCGTGATGAAGAAACACACCGTCCGCGCGCCTATTACTGCAAGCTGCCCAAAGCCATGGATGAGCGCATTACACTGGTCGTCGATCCTATGCTGGCTACAGGTTTTTCGGCGATAGAGAGTATTCATAAAGTTAAAGAATTGGGGGCAAAGGATATTCGCTTTATCTGTATTCTTGCAGCTCCCGAAGGAATCGCTGCACTGCGTGAAGCTCATCCAGATGTACCTATATATACTGCCTCCGTGGATCGTGAGCTCGATGAGAAAGCTTATATTCGTCCAGGCTTGGGAGATGCTGGGGACAGACTATATGGCACACTTTAA